In one window of Megalopta genalis isolate 19385.01 chromosome 8, iyMegGena1_principal, whole genome shotgun sequence DNA:
- the AlaRS gene encoding alanine--tRNA ligase, cytoplasmic: MNKDMTAKDIRQAYIDFFKSKGHKYVHSSSTIPHDDPTLLFTNAGMNQFKPIFLGTVDPNSDMSKYVRVVNSQKCIRAGGKHNDLDDVGKDVYHHTFFEMMGNWSFGDYFKKEICTWAWEFLTAKLGLPADQLYVTYFGGDEKNHLKSDEECKNIWLSMGVPPTHVLPGNMKDNFWEMGETGPCGPCSELHYDRIGNREAAHLVNQDDPDVLEIWNLVFIQFNRESDGSLKLLPKKHIDCGLGLERLVSVVQNKRANYDTDLFIPLFEAIQKGTGAPHYQGKVGADDIDGIDMAYRVLADHARTLTIALADGGVPDNTGRGYVLRRILRRAVRYATEKLNAKPGFFGTLVNVVVDLLGGIFPEVTKDPQQIIDIINEEETQFLKTLSRGRNLLNRTIAKLESSTIIPGDIAWRLYDTYGFPIDLTQLMTEEKGLKVDMIAYEEAKKQAQLISQSKSGGVDDQINLDVHAITELQNKEIKPTVDLPKYNYTVRNNNLYEEYEFAPCTGTVLALRCNKTFVDEVSSGEEVGILLDQTNFYAEQGGQIYDEGFIVKIDDEETEVRIKNVQIRGGYVLHIGSVGQGVLRKGDKVHLNVDFTRRRLIMSNHTATHALNYALRKVLGTEVDQKGSLVAPDRLRFDFTNKGAMTPEQVKQVEEIINNIVKEKKKVYTRECSLSLAKTIQGLRAMFEETYPDPVRIVSLGVPIEDLEKDPLGPCAMQTSVEFCGGTHLHCTEHIGDFVIASEEAIAKGIRRIVALTGPEAAKAQKKALLLQNQLDQLQKTILADKNSVNSKEYVRKIVELTDDVSRAMIPSWKKDKMRKMLKDLKKTLDDQERAAKAAIANSVLETIDQLIQQNVGCPVLVEVCQAYSNTKALDSALKKIKAVSPETSALLLSVDPDAKKIFALSASSKSAINKGLKANEWIQQIAPLIGGKGGGKPESAQASGTNISCLNKLIHTAKNFANLKLGITVPDIKKEIPANKSVADETVVHQKISKDNLTLFGNIGSVKYYRAQIVANYSGKELVVSQHKSSDEISRDIRLQGNGFELFDSNAIAFYLANDQLRCSNDPFAFTQILQWLNYADNHILPAVSGWVVPCLSENIPNYMKANIKTSKEDLLSSLKKLNNILFTKTYLVGERISLADIAMFTTLIPLYEYVFDAASRKPYSNLNRWFLTVLNQPKIIDTIKNFQLCEKAVKL, encoded by the exons ATGAATAAAGATATGACTGCTAAAGATATTCGACAAGCTTATATTGACTTTTTTAAAAGCAAAGGTCATAAATATGTTCACTCCAGTTCTACAATACCTCATGATGATCCAACATTACTCTTTACAAATGCTGGAATGAATCAG TTCAAACCAATATTTCTGGGAACTGTGGATCCAAACAGTGATATGTCAAAATATGTAAGAGTTGTTAATAGTCAGAAATGCATTAGAGCTGGAGgaaaacacaatgatttagacGATGTTGGAAAAGATGTTTACCATCACACATTCTTTGAAATGATGGGCAATTGGTCTTTTGGAGATTATTTCAAA aaAGAAATTTGCACCTGGGCTTGGGAATTTTTAACAGCCAAATTAGGGTTACCAGCTGACCAATTGTATGTAACTTATTTTGGAGGAGAtgagaagaaccatttgaagtCAGATGAAGAATGCAAAAATATCTGGCTATCAATGGG agTACCTCCTACTCATGTTTTGCCAGGAAATATGAAAGATAATTTCTGGGAAATGGGAGAAACAGGTCCTTGTGGACCATGCAGTGAACTACATTATGATCGTATTGGTAACAGAGAAGCAGCTCATTTAGTGAATCAAGATGATCCAGATGTTTTAGAAATCTGGAATCTTGTCTTTATACAATTTAATAG AGAGTCTGATGGAAGTTTGAAATTGTTACCAAAGAAACATATTGATTGTGGTCTAGGTTTGGAAAGATTAGTATCGGTTGTTCAGAATAAACGTGCTAATTATGACACAGATTTATTTATACCACTTTTTGAAGCCATACAGAAAGGTACAGGAGCACCACATTATCAAGGAAAAGTTGGTGCTGATGATATTGATGGTATAGATATGGCATATAGAGTTCTGGCTGACCATGCAAGAACTCTTACAATTGCTCTTGCAGATGGCGGTGTACCAGACAATACTGGCAGAGG aTATGTACTAAGACGAATTTTAAGGCGCGCTGTGCGTTATGCGACAGAAAAATTAAACGCAAAGCCCGGATTTTTTGGAACATTAGTAAATGTAGTTGTTGATCTGCTCGGTGGTATCTTTCCTGAGGTAACTAAAGATCCGCAGCAgataattgatattattaatgaagaagaaactcaaTTTCTTAAAACTTTATCGCGTGGTCGTAATTTATTAAATCGtacaatagcaaaattagaatCGTCCACTATTATCCCTGGCGATATTGCTTGGCGTTTGTACGATACATATGGTTTCCCTATTGATTTAACGCAACTGATGACAGAAGAAAAAGGCCTGAAGGTGGATATGATAGCTTATGAAGAAGCAAAAAAGCAGGCTCAG CTCATCTCTCAAAGCAAAAGTGGTGGGGTGGATGATCAAATTAATTTAGATGTTCATGCAATTACTGAAttacaaaataaagaaattaagCCCACTGTAGACTTACCGAAATACAATTACACAGTTCGGAATAATAACCTGTATGAAGAATATGAATTTGCTCCATGTACTGGTACTGTACTTGCTCTTAGATGTAATAAAACGTTTGTTGATGAAGTGTCATCAGGAGAAGAAGTTGgaattttattagatcaaaCGAATTTTTATGCTGAGCAGGGCGGACAAATATATGATGAAGGATTTATAGTGAAGATTGATGATGAA GAGACAGAAGTTCGGataaaaaatgttcaaattaGAGGCGGCTATGTGTTACACATTGGTTCTGTAGGTCAAGGAGTACTAAGAAAGGGTGACAAAGTTCACTTAAATGTAGACTTTACACGTAGGCGGCTTATAATGAGCAATCATACAGCAACCCATGCTCTTAATTATGCTCTCCGAAAAGTATTGGGTACAGAAGTTGATCAGAAGGGTTCTCTAGTAGCGCCAGATCGCCTCCGATTTGATTTTACAAATAAAG GTGCCATGACTCCAGAACAAGTGAAACAAGTCGAAGAAATTATCAATAATATCgtaaaagagaagaaaaaggtTTATACTAGAGAATGTAGTTTATCATTAGCAAAAACTATACAAGGGTTACGTGCTATGTTCGAAGAAACATATCCAGACCCTGTTAGAATAGTTAGCTTAGGTGTTCCGATTGAAGATTTGGAAAAGGATCCTTTAGGTCCTTGTGCAATGCAGACCAGTGTGGAATTTTGTGGAGGAAC cCACTTGCATTGCACAGAGCATATTGGAGATTTTGTTATAGCCAGCGAAGAAGCAATTGCTAAAGGTATTAGGCGCATCGTAGCACTTACTGGTCCTGAAGCAGCGAAAGCTCAGAAAAAGGCGTTGTTGCTACAGAATCAATTAGACCAGCTTCAAAAGACTATATTAGCTGATAAAAATAGTGTGAATTCAAAAGAGTATGTAAGAAAAATAGTTGAGTTAACAGATGATGTTTCACGTGCTATGATTCCAAGTTGGAAAAAG gaCAAAATGCGTAAGATGTTAAAAGATTTAAAGAAAACACTCGACGATCAAGAACGCGCTGCAAAAGCAGCAATCGCTAATTCAGTATTAGAAACCATTGACCAATTAATTCAGCAAAATGTTGGTTGTCCAGTTTTGGTTGAGGTTTGTCAAGCATATAGCAATACAAAAGCTTTAGATTCTGCCTTAAAAAAGATAAAAGCTGTGTCCCCAGAAACAAGTGCATTACTACTTAGTGTAGATCCTGATGCTAAAAAGATATTTGCACTTAGTGCATCCTCTAAg TCTGCTATAAATAAAGGATTGAAAGCGAATGAATGGATCCAACAAATTGCTCCCCTCATAGGAGGAAAAGGTGGAGGAAAACCCGAGTCTGCTCAGGCTTCGGGTACTAATATTTCAtgcttaaataaattaatacatACAGCTAAAAACTTTGCTAATTTAAAGCTAGGTATTACag TTCCAGATATTAAAAAGGAAATTCCAGCTAACAAATCAGTGGCTGATGAAACAGTTGTACATCAGAAAATTTCAAAAGACAACTTAACACTTTTTGGTAATATTGGAAGTGTGAAGTACTATCGTGCTCAAATAGTAGCAAATTATAGTGGAAAAGAATTGGTTGTATCACAACATAAAAGTAGTGACGAAATTTCTAGAGATATTAGGCTTCAAGGAAATGGTTTTGAATTATTTGATAGCAACGCAATTGCATTTTATTTAGCAAATGATCAATTGAGGTGTTCCAATGACCCTTTTGCATTTACTCAAATTTTACAGTGGTTAAATTATGCAGATAATCATATTCTACCAGCAGTTTCTGGATGGGTTGTTCCGTGTCTTTCCGAGAATATACCTAATTATATGAAGGCAAACATTAAAACATCTAAAGAAGACCTCCTTTCTTCtttgaaaaaattaaataatatactcTTTACAAAAACTTATTTAGTAGGAGAAAGAATTAGTCTTGCAGACATTGCTATGTTTACTACTCTAATACCTCTATACGAATATGTTTTTGATGCGGCATCTAGAAAACCATATTCAAACTTGAATAGATGGTTTCTTACAGTTCTAAATCAACCAAAAATAATTGATACAATAAAAAATTTTCAGTTATGCGAGAAAGCTGTAAAACTCTAA